In Glycine soja cultivar W05 chromosome 10, ASM419377v2, whole genome shotgun sequence, the genomic stretch aataacttctagCAACTAACTAACTGCCATAACTAACTAACtactcaaataacttctagtaactaactaactgccATAATCAACTAACTACTCAAATACCTTATTGTAACTAACTGCAATTGCTTAATTGTGATACCCCTCAAGTTGGCGAATAGATGTTAATAATTCCCAACTTGACAATGAATTTACCAAAAACCGGGCCTGAAAGTGCTTTTGTAAAAATATCTGCAACTTGGTGTTGGTTATTGACATGGACAAGCTTGACTACTTTGGACTGAACATATTCTCAGATGAAATGATGatcaatgtcaatgtgcttggatCGTTCATGATGAGCAGGGTTTGAAACAAGACTTATAGCAGATTTATTATCACAAAATAGCATCACAGAGGGCACATCAACTTCAAAGTAAAGAAGTAACTTGCTTAACCAAACAATTTCACTAGTAACAAAAGACAAGACATGATATTCAGCTTCGGTGGATGATTTTGAAACAGTGGGTTGTTTCTTAGAACGCCAAGAAAGAAGGTTGTTTCCAAGAAAGACACAAAATCCAAAAGTGTATCTTCTGGTATCAACAAAGCTGACCCAATCAACATCAGCAAAGGTAGTGAGGTTGAGAGAGTTCTGAGCAGGGAAAAACAAACCTTGTCTAGGAGCAGATTTGATATACTGCAGAAGATGATGAATAACATGTAGGTGAGGAACTCTAGGGGCTTTCATATACTGACTTAAGCAATTCACAACAAAGGTGATATCAGGTCGTGAGATGGTCAAATAAAGCAATCTACCAATTAATCTTTTGTATATTGATGGATCAGGGAGTAAGTCTCCATCATGAAGATTGAGTTTCAGATTGGGATCCATTGGTATATTGGAAGGTTTGCAGGCCAAGAAACCTGTATCTTCCAAAAGAGATAGAGCATACTTTCGCTGGGATAGtgacatacctctgttggatttGGCTATTTCTAAGccaagaaaatatttcaaagggcCAAGGATCTTCAATTGAAACAAAAGCTGTAATTTGGTCTGAACAACTTGTATAGAGGCAAGATTGGGTCCTGACAGGATGATGTCATCTACATATACTAGTAAAATGACTAAGGAATTTCCTGAGCCAATGGTGAAAAAGGAGTAATCATGCTTGGATTGTTGGAATCCATGACTAAGAAGAGTAGTGGAGAACTTACAGAACCATTGTCTAGAGGCTTGTTTTAAGCCATATAATGATTTGTTCAATTTGCATACAAATGAAGGATTGGCTGACCTGTATCCCTTGGGAAGTTCCATATAAACTTCTTCAAACAAATCTCCATTCAAAAAGGCATTATTAGCATCCAATTGGAGGAGGCACCAGTTTTTAGCAGCAGGAACACAAAGCAGAACTCTCACAGTGGTAAGTTTGGCTACTAGAGAGAATGTATCAGAGAAATCGATCCCAGCTTGTTGTATAACCTTTGGCAATCAATCGAGCTTTGTCTATATCTACAGAGCCATCCATTTTGTATTTAACTTTATACACCCATCGACATCCTATACAGTGCTTATCAGGTGGTAATGGAACAAGTGTCCAAGTGGAATTTGCTTCAAGAGCTTGGATTTCCTCATGCATTGCTCGACGCCATTCAAGATAAGGAACAACTTGATGATAGAACTAAGGTTCATAGATAGCTGAGATGTGATTAATGAAAGCTCTGTAAGGGGTGCTAAGAGGCAATAGGGAACAATGATGCTGGATGGGATATGCAACTTGAGATTGTGATATTACATAATCAGACAAGTATAAGGGATGCTTAGAGTGGTATGTACTCCTTCTTAAGGTGACAAAGGGCAAAGTGTGAGGATGATCTGAGCTAAGGATTGAGGGTGGATCAGTTGGGTCATGGTTAAAGCTATTAGGTGGCTATGGTGATTGGCTACAAGTCTGGTCAGGGTTAGGTAAGGTATTAGTGATGGGAATGGGGATAACCAAATCAAGTAAAGGATCAGGAATGACTTGAGGCTGTGAAATggtttgaaaaggaaaaatggattCATGAAAGACAACATCTCTGGACACAAAAATTTTCTTAGTGTCTAGGCTATACAATTTTTATCCTTTATAACCTTGGGGATAACCAACAAAAATTGTAGGCACTGCTCGAGGAGAAAACTTGTTCCTTGATGATGGAAGAGTGGAAacaaatgctaaacatccaaaactTCTTAAGGCATGATAGTCAGGTTCCTTTTTGAACAGAATATTGTAGGGTGAGCAGTTTTGTAGTAATGGTGAAGGGGTTCTGTTGATGAGAAAAGTTGTAGTGGTAATACAATCACCATAGAATGAGATAGGAACTTTAAACTGAAAAAACAAAGCTATGGCTACATTGAGCAGATTTTAATGCTTCCTTTCCACTACTGAATTCTGTTTTGGCCTTTCAACAAAGGAAAATTGATGAAGAGTGCCCATGGAAGCCAAAAACTAAGTGAGGGCAAGTTCTTTAGCATTATCAGACCTGAGGCATTTGATAGATACACCAAACTGAGTCTGAACCATGGTGAAAAATTGTTGCACATAGATTGAAGCTTTAGATTTGTGCTTAAGCAGAAATAGCCAAGTGAATCTTGAGCAATCATCAACCAATGTAAAGAAAAATCTCCTTCCCTCATAGGTAGGGTGAGCATAGGGACCCCACATATCACAGTGAATTAAGTCAAATGGTAATGCAGATAAATGGTAAGAGTTAGGAAAAGATAATCTTCTAAATTTAGCAAGAGGACAAACAAAACAATTAGAAGAAGAGAAATTGGGAGAAAGGTGTAGaccaattttattattcaaatgttTGAAAACTTTGTCTGAGATATGACCAAATCTAGAATGCCAAATATGAGCATTTTTTACAAGGAATGGAATTTGTATGTGAATTGATaacataaaaagtaaatttgCAATCAAGAGTGTCCTTGAGATCTAAGACATAAAGGCCTTGGATGAGATCCCCTCTACCAATCCTCTTGCAAGCTTGCTTCTCATGaatatcaaattcattttgAGAAAAAGAAATGGACAAATTAGGATTGGTTAGAAGAGCACTAactgaaattaaattgaatttgaatttaggaATGTAGGCAACATTATGCAAGATTAAGGTATTGGTTTAGCAAACCGAACCAATGGCAAGGATAGGTATAACATCATTGTTAGGCAGAGTgacaattttatcataaataagtTGGTAAGATCGAAAATAATGAAGGGAACAAGAAATATGAATGCTGGCACCAGAATCTAAAAGCCAGCAATCATGAAGAAAATTAGAAGTGGATGTAGAAAGGATCATACCACTGGCAGAAGAAACACCTTGAGGGATGACAACATTGGTAGCATGACTTTCTAAAAGATTCATCAATTAGCTATATTGCTAGGCAGTAAGCTGAAATTGGGAACTCGAGTCACCAGAGGAAGGTTGTGAGTGGGACATATCAACAGATACTTATTGAACAACCTTGTGTGGTGgttcagaagaagaagaatgtttCTTTGCTTATGAGGAAAAGCCAATCCTCTTATAATTTGGAGGATAACCATGCAACTTGAAGCAACGATCCTGAGTATGACCCAACATACCACAATGAGCACACAAGGGGTGATTCTTGGAAGATCCTTTGAAGTGATTGTCAGGATGATTGCGTGTAGCAGAAGAAGTCTTCAAGGAAAAAGCATGTGAAACTTCACTAGCAGAGGTGGAAACACcaactacttttttattttcttcttgaacaACTAAGGTAAAAACCTTAGTTACCGAGGGAAAGAGATCCATGGATAAAAATTGACCTTTAATAGTAGAGAAGGATTCGTGTAGCCCCATCAAGAGCTGCATAGCATACTCCATTTGTTCAAAATCGCACCAAGGTTTAATTCCTCCACAGGTGTAACTATGTGAGGGTTTCAGTTCTGATAATGACTCCCACAGAGAATGAAGCTTGGAGTAGAAAGAGGAAATAGACATGGAACCTTGTTGCACTGTGATCAAGTCATGcttaagttgaaaaattaaaggaCCATTTTGTTGCTTGAAACGTTCTTGAAGATCATCCCAGATTGCTTTGGCAGCAGAACAATGTAAGATACTTACTTGCATTTCTTTGGATAAAGAATTAAGGAGCCAGGAAGAAACGATACTATCATTGTGATGCCACAAATCATAAGTTGAGTGACCCAAAGCAGGTTCAAGAATTGAACCATCAACAAACCCATATTTGTTCTTCCCATGAAGAGCCATGtgcattgctttcttccaaGAATTGTAGTTTTCACCAGTAAGAGGATGAGAAAATAAGGCAACGCCAGGATTATCggaagaatga encodes the following:
- the LOC114371347 gene encoding uncharacterized protein LOC114371347, whose amino-acid sequence is MNLSSIIKLFLILNGVEQCMRKSKLLKQIPLGHLFHYHLISTVIQQAGIDFSDTFSLVAKLTTVRVLLCVPAAKNWCLLQLDANNAFLNGDLFEEVYMELPKGYRSANPSFVCKLNKSLYGLKQASRQWFCKFSTTLLSHGFQQSKHDYSFFTIGSGNSLVILLVYVDDIILSGPNLASIQVVQTKLQLLFQLKILGPLKYFLGLEIAKSNRGMSLSQRKYALSLLEDTGFLACKPSNIPMDPNLKLNLHDGDLLPDPSIYKRLIGRLLYLTISRPDITFVVNCLSQYMKAPRVPHLHVIHHLLQYIKSAPRQGLFFPAQNSLNLTTFADVDWVSFVDTRRYTFGFCVFLGNNLLSWRSKKQPTVSKSSTEAEYHVLSFVTSEIVWLSKLLLYFEVDVPSVMLFCDNKSAISLVSNPAHHERSKHIDIDHHFI